In Mongoliitalea daihaiensis, one DNA window encodes the following:
- a CDS encoding glycosyltransferase family 4 protein, whose product MQVTVVIVNNPFNQSSASANRWLTLIEGIASLGAKVHLLICGGYSSAEEKTTFGAKGVHKNISYEYVLPILVQGYLKVRFHNYIGQAIRNGQVIRELQKRLKYEKGVIWTDASPFSFKFAVAFKKQNPHAKLFIEMSEFLDIHRYNKGNFLQRWQGDAKQRLFEEKAYFAYDGMALMTQTLMKHYQSFPKPQPKLLHLPMTVDLERFQGPKEPLHEFHKPYIAFVGVMNDAKDGVSNLIKAFNSIKEKFPSHKVYLVGAWNYDTPLHLQLIKDFGLEERVFWMKEYSRDQIPNIICNADLLVLPRPNSKQAQGGFPTKLGEYLATGKPVCATRVGEIPAYLTENESVFFAEQGSVESFAEAMERALGDYENAMRVGANGKKVAEEHFNKEVQARKLLGFLEELVGEEPRQK is encoded by the coding sequence ATGCAAGTTACTGTTGTTATTGTCAATAACCCATTTAACCAATCCTCTGCAAGCGCCAATCGATGGTTAACCTTGATCGAAGGAATAGCTTCCTTAGGTGCAAAAGTCCATTTGTTGATTTGTGGAGGCTATAGCAGTGCTGAAGAGAAAACTACGTTTGGAGCAAAAGGCGTTCATAAAAATATAAGCTATGAATATGTACTGCCTATCTTGGTTCAAGGCTATTTGAAGGTTCGTTTTCATAATTACATAGGACAGGCCATTCGAAATGGCCAAGTAATAAGGGAGCTCCAAAAACGTCTCAAATATGAGAAAGGAGTCATTTGGACAGATGCATCACCTTTTAGTTTTAAATTTGCAGTAGCTTTTAAAAAGCAAAATCCTCACGCAAAGCTTTTTATTGAAATGAGTGAATTTCTTGACATTCACCGATACAATAAGGGTAATTTTCTTCAACGATGGCAAGGGGATGCCAAACAACGTTTGTTTGAAGAAAAAGCCTATTTTGCCTATGATGGCATGGCCTTGATGACCCAAACCTTAATGAAGCATTATCAAAGTTTTCCTAAGCCTCAACCCAAACTTTTGCATCTACCTATGACAGTGGATTTGGAGAGGTTTCAAGGTCCAAAAGAACCACTTCATGAATTTCATAAGCCTTATATTGCTTTTGTAGGGGTTATGAATGATGCAAAAGACGGGGTAAGTAACTTGATTAAAGCTTTTAATTCTATCAAAGAAAAATTCCCTTCACATAAAGTCTATTTAGTAGGTGCTTGGAATTATGATACTCCTTTACATTTGCAACTGATTAAGGATTTCGGTTTAGAGGAACGAGTTTTTTGGATGAAAGAATATTCTAGAGATCAAATTCCCAATATCATTTGTAATGCTGACTTGCTTGTATTGCCTAGACCTAATTCTAAACAAGCTCAAGGAGGATTTCCAACCAAGCTTGGGGAATACTTAGCTACAGGGAAACCTGTTTGTGCTACACGAGTAGGGGAAATACCAGCTTATTTAACAGAAAATGAATCAGTATTTTTCGCTGAACAAGGCTCGGTAGAGTCTTTTGCTGAGGCAATGGAGCGGGCGTTAGGTGATTATGAAAATGCTATGAGAGTTGGAGCGAATGGAAAAAAGGTAGCGGAGGAGCATTTTAATAAAGAGGTACAGGCGAGGAAGTTGTTAGGATTTTTGGAGGAGTTAGTGGGGGAAGAGCCAAGGCAAAAGTAA
- a CDS encoding HAD family hydrolase, with product MIKVIFWDFDGVLMDSNSIRDLGFEHVLAEFPKEEVDQLLAFHQANGGLSRYVKFRYFFEEIRKKSISDSDILIWAERFSLIMKELLVNPELLMEETLNFVKENQGEYIMHITSGSDQNELRFLCESMGIDNLFTSIHGSPKPKKEWVKELIEMHGYKKEECVLIGDSYNDYEAANSSNIHFMAYNNAKLEALTSIEPLF from the coding sequence ATGATTAAAGTAATTTTCTGGGATTTTGATGGTGTTTTAATGGATTCCAACTCAATCCGTGATTTAGGGTTTGAACATGTATTAGCTGAGTTTCCAAAAGAGGAGGTAGATCAATTGTTAGCCTTTCATCAAGCGAATGGGGGCTTATCTCGTTATGTAAAATTTCGATATTTTTTTGAAGAGATTAGAAAAAAGTCCATATCTGACAGTGATATACTTATTTGGGCGGAACGCTTTTCTCTAATTATGAAGGAATTATTGGTTAACCCTGAATTATTGATGGAGGAAACCTTAAACTTTGTCAAAGAAAATCAAGGGGAATACATCATGCATATTACTTCAGGTTCAGACCAAAATGAATTGCGATTTTTGTGTGAATCAATGGGGATTGATAACTTATTTACATCTATACATGGCTCGCCTAAACCCAAAAAAGAATGGGTGAAAGAGCTGATTGAAATGCACGGTTATAAAAAAGAGGAGTGTGTCTTGATTGGTGATAGTTACAATGATTATGAAGCAGCAAATAGTTCCAATATTCACTTTATGGCCTATAACAACGCTAAATTAGAAGCTCTTACAAGTATAGAACCATTGTTTTAA
- a CDS encoding 3-deoxy-manno-octulosonate cytidylyltransferase, protein MNSYVVVIPARLASTRLPNKPLIDIAGKSLIERTWGQVIKAVAKEKVFVLTDDEIIVSHCQSKGIQVIITSKDCLTGTDRVAEFAKKYHFDYYINVQGDEPLMNPNDIKDVISALNDIDEEIINGYTEIDNETDYRSLTIPKVVFRPDGRLLYMSRGAIPNNKIDTFIKAYKQVCVYAFPKKALLEFASETKKTELEDIEDIEILRFLELGYDVKMIKLSSDSIAVDVPEDIDKVLLKLSEQND, encoded by the coding sequence ATGAATTCGTACGTAGTTGTTATTCCGGCTCGATTGGCTTCAACTAGATTACCAAACAAGCCCTTAATTGATATTGCGGGTAAGTCATTGATAGAGAGAACATGGGGCCAGGTTATCAAAGCAGTAGCAAAGGAAAAAGTATTTGTTTTGACGGATGATGAAATTATTGTTTCACACTGTCAATCAAAAGGAATCCAAGTAATTATAACTTCTAAAGATTGTTTGACGGGTACCGATCGAGTAGCTGAGTTTGCAAAGAAATATCATTTCGATTATTATATTAATGTTCAAGGGGATGAGCCTCTTATGAATCCTAATGATATCAAAGATGTTATTTCTGCTTTAAACGATATAGACGAAGAAATTATCAATGGATACACAGAGATAGATAATGAAACTGATTACAGGAGCTTAACTATTCCGAAAGTTGTCTTCAGACCCGATGGAAGACTTTTATATATGAGTAGGGGAGCTATTCCAAATAACAAAATAGATACATTCATAAAAGCTTACAAACAGGTATGCGTGTATGCCTTTCCTAAAAAAGCACTACTTGAGTTTGCATCGGAAACAAAAAAAACAGAATTAGAAGATATTGAGGATATCGAAATTCTTCGATTCCTCGAGTTAGGTTATGATGTAAAAATGATTAAATTATCTAGTGATTCAATTGCAGTTGATGTACCGGAAGATATTGACAAAGTACTTTTAAAACTCTCCGAGCAAAATGATTAA
- a CDS encoding aldolase catalytic domain-containing protein has protein sequence MKILDCSLRDGGYYTNWDFDRNLVNTYIKACNDLPVDYLEVGYRSIPLQGYYGEYFYLPIYVMQRLKAQTTKKLVIILNEKDIRLEHVQELLSPCLGLIDMVRLAIDPQQFGRALTLAEAVKKMGFEVGFNVMYMSKWKGQKDFLELLPKVKGIADYFYMVDSYGGVYPQDVKETIQLVRSYIPDVPLGFHGHNNMELALINTLTAIEEGCAMVDATVTGMGRGAGNVKTELLLTALNAQGKLEVDFNPLSKVVDAFSALQKTYEWGTNLPYMVSGAHSLPQKDVMDWVGKRYYSFNSIIRALQNQAKGVSDNISVKNWENKHSSESVLIVGGGPSVQAHKEAIIQFLNLNKNVTVVHASSKNALTFEGIENQQIFCLVGNEGHRMEEVFKGDLPLDNLCVLPPSPRKMGTYIPSTLIDKGVELNQDTFSKKYIDSHCFIALQVAKNLNAQNVYLIGFDGYAKAMMDEKAQELFAENTYLFNKFQEASGIQPVSLVNTSYPVPSLSIFSLL, from the coding sequence ATGAAAATTTTAGACTGTTCTCTTCGAGATGGTGGATATTACACTAATTGGGATTTTGATAGAAACCTAGTAAATACCTATATCAAAGCATGTAACGATTTGCCTGTCGATTATTTAGAGGTCGGTTACCGTTCGATCCCTTTACAAGGGTATTACGGAGAATATTTTTATCTTCCTATTTATGTTATGCAACGTTTAAAGGCGCAAACCACCAAGAAATTGGTTATCATATTGAACGAAAAGGATATTAGACTTGAGCATGTGCAAGAGTTATTATCACCTTGTTTAGGTTTGATTGATATGGTGCGTTTGGCTATAGACCCCCAACAATTTGGGAGGGCGTTAACGTTGGCTGAAGCTGTAAAAAAGATGGGTTTTGAAGTAGGCTTTAACGTGATGTACATGTCTAAATGGAAAGGTCAAAAAGACTTTTTGGAATTATTACCCAAGGTGAAAGGCATAGCCGATTACTTTTATATGGTAGATTCTTATGGCGGTGTATATCCACAAGATGTGAAAGAAACGATTCAGTTGGTAAGAAGTTATATTCCTGATGTTCCATTGGGCTTTCATGGGCATAACAATATGGAATTAGCCTTGATCAATACCTTAACAGCTATTGAAGAGGGCTGCGCAATGGTGGATGCGACCGTCACGGGTATGGGAAGAGGTGCTGGTAATGTGAAAACAGAGTTATTATTAACCGCTTTAAATGCCCAGGGAAAATTAGAGGTTGATTTTAATCCGCTTTCTAAAGTGGTAGACGCTTTCTCGGCATTGCAGAAAACCTATGAATGGGGTACCAATTTGCCTTACATGGTATCTGGCGCACACTCTTTGCCTCAAAAGGATGTGATGGATTGGGTTGGTAAGCGATACTATTCATTTAACTCTATAATAAGAGCGCTACAAAATCAAGCAAAAGGGGTTAGCGATAATATATCTGTTAAAAATTGGGAAAATAAGCATTCGTCGGAGAGTGTTTTAATAGTAGGTGGTGGACCTAGTGTTCAAGCTCATAAGGAGGCCATCATTCAATTTTTAAATTTAAATAAAAATGTGACTGTCGTTCATGCAAGCTCTAAAAACGCTTTAACATTTGAGGGAATTGAGAATCAGCAGATATTTTGCTTAGTCGGAAATGAGGGGCACCGGATGGAAGAGGTATTTAAAGGCGATTTGCCTTTAGACAATTTATGCGTATTGCCGCCATCGCCCCGGAAAATGGGGACGTATATTCCTTCAACACTTATTGACAAAGGAGTTGAGCTTAATCAGGATACATTCTCAAAGAAATATATTGATTCACACTGCTTTATTGCACTTCAGGTAGCTAAAAATTTAAATGCCCAAAATGTATATTTAATAGGATTTGATGGTTATGCAAAAGCAATGATGGATGAAAAAGCTCAAGAGCTCTTTGCAGAAAATACTTATTTGTTTAATAAGTTTCAAGAAGCATCTGGTATACAGCCTGTGAGTTTAGTTAATACTTCCTACCCTGTTCCATCTTTATCAATTTTTTCATTACTATGA
- a CDS encoding nucleotidyltransferase family protein, whose translation MVFAKYFIHRGSSISFAMKTMDELRTKLLIVIDNSQFYYGLLSIGDIQRAILNGYSLDSGINNILRSDYIIAKPIDSKEDIKKIMLSIRAEFMPIVNENREIVDVIFWEDIFEKQDKIPLDQFDLPIVIMAGGYGSRVRPLTNVFPKPLLPIGDKSMLEEIFYRFNRHGSNKFHVSVNFKAELIEYYLTQQNLPYTIDYFKEDKPLGTAGSLHLLKDKLDSTFFVSNCDILIEQDYAEILKYHWENKNEITLISAMKNIEIPYGTLTTGLNGMLEGLSEKPVFTFQINSGMYILEPSVLKDVPVNEFFHITHLIEKLIKQNRKVGVFPVSEKSWIDMGTLEDYMKIIS comes from the coding sequence ATGGTATTTGCAAAGTATTTTATTCACAGAGGTTCATCAATATCTTTTGCTATGAAAACAATGGATGAACTTCGAACAAAATTATTAATTGTAATTGATAATAGTCAATTTTATTATGGTTTACTTTCCATAGGTGATATTCAGCGTGCTATTTTAAATGGTTATTCGCTCGATTCAGGAATAAATAATATTTTAAGAAGCGACTATATCATTGCAAAACCTATAGATAGTAAAGAAGATATAAAAAAAATAATGCTTTCTATTCGCGCAGAGTTCATGCCGATCGTAAATGAGAATAGAGAGATAGTTGACGTTATTTTTTGGGAGGATATTTTTGAAAAACAGGACAAAATTCCTTTAGACCAGTTTGATTTACCTATTGTAATTATGGCGGGAGGGTATGGTAGCCGTGTAAGACCATTAACCAATGTTTTTCCTAAACCTTTGTTACCTATAGGGGATAAATCGATGTTAGAAGAGATATTTTATCGATTTAATCGCCATGGATCCAATAAATTCCATGTCAGTGTAAATTTTAAAGCTGAATTGATTGAGTATTATTTAACACAACAAAATTTGCCATATACCATCGACTATTTTAAAGAAGATAAGCCGTTAGGAACTGCCGGTAGTTTACATTTATTAAAAGATAAATTGGATTCTACCTTTTTTGTATCTAATTGCGATATTTTAATCGAACAAGATTATGCAGAGATATTGAAATATCATTGGGAAAATAAGAATGAAATAACCTTGATTTCTGCTATGAAGAATATTGAAATTCCTTATGGCACTCTTACCACAGGATTAAATGGTATGTTGGAAGGACTTTCTGAAAAGCCAGTATTTACTTTTCAGATTAATTCAGGTATGTATATTTTGGAGCCAAGTGTGCTTAAAGATGTGCCAGTGAATGAATTCTTCCATATTACACACCTGATTGAAAAATTGATAAAGCAAAATAGAAAGGTTGGTGTTTTTCCAGTAAGTGAAAAAAGTTGGATTGATATGGGTACATTGGAGGATTATATGAAAATTATTTCATAA
- a CDS encoding DapH/DapD/GlmU-related protein — protein sequence MEKKIVLVGGFSEIIELCYEIQFDKVYVIDREDVGQNTIYLGCDDNVNIFFDKVKNIDFCITPDLPIVRKKIFDNLEKYSFRFPRLLSDTAKISRTAIINDGSLVQNGAYISSNVVLGSFVKVNVNACVMHDSKIGSFTTLAPSCTVLGRVSIGEMCYIGASATILPELKICNNVIIGAGAVVTKDITECGTFVGVPARKVK from the coding sequence AAATCATTGAATTATGTTATGAAATTCAATTTGATAAAGTATATGTAATTGATAGAGAAGATGTAGGTCAGAATACCATTTATTTAGGATGTGATGATAATGTTAATATTTTTTTTGATAAAGTGAAAAATATAGATTTTTGTATTACTCCAGATTTACCAATTGTAAGGAAAAAAATATTTGATAACCTAGAAAAATATTCATTTCGTTTTCCAAGATTACTTTCAGATACAGCTAAAATCTCAAGAACAGCGATTATTAATGATGGTAGTTTAGTACAAAATGGAGCATATATTTCTTCAAATGTAGTTTTAGGTTCATTCGTTAAGGTAAATGTTAATGCATGCGTTATGCACGATTCAAAAATTGGATCATTTACAACTTTAGCACCTTCGTGCACAGTATTAGGTCGAGTTTCAATAGGTGAAATGTGTTATATTGGCGCATCTGCCACTATCCTCCCAGAGTTAAAAATATGTAATAATGTTATTATTGGAGCTGGAGCTGTAGTCACTAAAGATATTACAGAATGTGGTACTTTTGTTGGTGTTCCAGCTAGAAAAGTGAAATAA